In Chryseobacterium gleum, a single genomic region encodes these proteins:
- a CDS encoding quinone oxidoreductase family protein, producing MKAAVVFEKGNIPQYTDFPEPEAQENEIIVTVKAASIKNLDRARAGGSHYSADNREHQPTIIGTDGAGYLENGNKVYFFSKKGTVAEKAAADKKMIIPIPEKLDFSIAAALPNAVMGSAMALKFKAGLQQGNTVLINGATGITGKIAVQIARLYGAGKIIVTGRNEESLLALRELGADEVISLKLDEHDFKQKIKEIHRESPIDVILDYIWGHSVEMILSALKGDGNFSHKTRLVNVGGMSGDTIQLSSQILRGTDIQISGSGLGSWTREETMLLFSEIIPGMFQAAVEGKIKMETQNIDIKNIETVWNAEIQSGKRLVIRI from the coding sequence ATGAAAGCAGCAGTAGTATTTGAAAAAGGAAATATTCCTCAATACACAGATTTTCCGGAACCTGAAGCACAGGAAAATGAAATTATAGTTACAGTGAAAGCCGCGTCTATTAAAAACCTTGACAGAGCCAGAGCTGGTGGAAGTCACTATTCAGCAGATAATCGGGAGCATCAGCCAACGATTATAGGGACAGACGGAGCCGGATATCTGGAAAACGGAAATAAAGTCTATTTTTTCAGTAAAAAAGGAACTGTAGCAGAAAAAGCAGCAGCAGATAAAAAAATGATTATTCCGATTCCTGAAAAACTGGATTTCTCTATAGCAGCTGCATTGCCCAATGCGGTGATGGGTTCTGCAATGGCATTAAAATTCAAGGCAGGATTGCAACAGGGTAATACTGTTCTGATCAATGGGGCAACAGGAATTACAGGTAAAATTGCGGTTCAGATTGCCAGACTATACGGAGCGGGTAAGATTATCGTTACCGGAAGAAATGAAGAATCACTTTTAGCTTTACGTGAATTAGGCGCCGATGAGGTGATTTCTCTCAAACTGGACGAACATGATTTCAAACAAAAAATAAAAGAAATTCACAGGGAAAGTCCTATAGATGTTATTCTGGATTATATCTGGGGACATTCCGTAGAAATGATATTATCTGCCCTTAAAGGAGACGGCAACTTTTCCCATAAAACAAGGCTGGTCAATGTAGGAGGAATGAGTGGAGATACCATTCAGTTATCTTCACAGATTCTGCGGGGGACTGATATTCAGATTTCCGGATCAGGATTAGGAAGCTGGACCAGGGAAGAAACAATGCTTTTGTTTTCGGAAATTATTCCCGGAATGTTTCAGGCAGCCGTAGAAGGAAAAATAAAAATGGAAACACAGAACATTGATATTAAAAATATCGAAACTGTATGGAATGCTGAGATACAAAGCGGAAAACGCCTGGTCATAAGAATTTAA
- a CDS encoding tetratricopeptide repeat protein: MEEYFGNELVKKFEEMMENNDEFYFDTEELEDIIVYYLELGDFNYADMAVNYGLKLHPNSLDIKIKRLEILLEWEEYNTAKELIDELKGASMENTDFLVCYAKYYSNLGNPRKSIEICKKALTLEEEENFLHNFIADEYVNLGDPFNALKHYRKALKEDPADEYALENCMVCFSDLNKSEEAIAFLNEYLDEFPYSETAWFEYGQFYFNRKNYDEAIRGYDYLLAINSNSVGVYANKAACYEALGQYQKAIETYEEMLELEYTKAFTFYKIGLCNKALKQPILALNAFQKSLREDPQFYLAMMEQSYLYEEMGGMSEALHFAKEATQLNENNLDYQKRLAFLFIDSGKFEESLSCLKKLVDAEPSRFYNWYAYSEVLMLVGEYEDAVTVLNKAIKRHHRAELFYQLSNCYFNLKEQDKGMESLQKALDLDPSLVKDMQKKYPFIKDEVKKVKAGKVKKKN; this comes from the coding sequence TTGGAAGAGTATTTTGGAAATGAACTTGTAAAAAAGTTCGAGGAAATGATGGAAAACAATGACGAATTCTACTTCGATACCGAAGAACTGGAAGACATTATTGTTTATTATTTGGAGCTTGGTGATTTTAATTACGCAGATATGGCGGTTAATTATGGACTAAAGCTTCACCCTAATTCGTTGGATATTAAGATCAAAAGACTTGAGATCCTTCTGGAGTGGGAAGAGTATAATACGGCGAAAGAACTTATTGACGAACTGAAAGGCGCTTCTATGGAGAATACAGACTTTTTGGTTTGCTACGCCAAGTATTATTCGAACTTAGGAAATCCCAGAAAATCCATTGAAATCTGCAAAAAAGCTTTGACATTAGAGGAAGAAGAAAACTTTCTCCACAACTTTATTGCGGATGAATATGTGAATCTCGGAGATCCTTTTAACGCTCTTAAGCATTACAGGAAAGCATTGAAAGAAGATCCGGCGGATGAATATGCGCTGGAAAACTGTATGGTATGCTTCAGTGACCTGAATAAGAGTGAGGAGGCAATTGCCTTTCTTAATGAATATTTAGATGAATTCCCTTATTCTGAAACCGCCTGGTTTGAATACGGACAATTCTACTTCAACAGAAAAAATTATGATGAAGCGATAAGAGGTTATGATTATTTATTGGCAATCAACTCCAATTCAGTGGGAGTATATGCCAATAAAGCAGCCTGTTATGAAGCTTTGGGACAATACCAGAAGGCGATCGAAACGTATGAAGAAATGCTGGAGCTGGAATATACGAAAGCATTTACCTTCTATAAGATCGGATTATGCAACAAGGCTTTAAAACAGCCTATTCTGGCTTTGAATGCATTCCAGAAATCATTGAGAGAAGACCCTCAGTTTTATCTAGCCATGATGGAACAGTCTTACCTTTATGAAGAAATGGGAGGAATGTCCGAAGCATTGCATTTTGCCAAAGAAGCTACCCAGCTGAATGAAAACAACCTCGATTATCAGAAAAGACTTGCGTTTTTATTCATCGATTCCGGGAAGTTTGAAGAAAGCCTTTCATGTCTTAAAAAGCTGGTAGATGCAGAACCTTCAAGGTTTTACAACTGGTATGCTTATTCAGAAGTTTTGATGTTGGTAGGAGAATATGAAGATGCAGTGACAGTTTTGAATAAAGCTATTAAAAGGCATCACAGAGCTGAGCTGTTTTATCAGTTAAGCAACTGTTATTTCAATCTGAAAGAACAGGATAAAGGAATGGAATCACTTCAGAAAGCACTGGATCTTGATCCGTCTTTGGTTAAGGATATGCAGAAAAAATATCCTTTTATTAAAGATGAGGTAAAAAAAGTTAAGGCCGGTAAAGTGAAGAAAAAGAACTAG
- a CDS encoding DMT family transporter, with product MNADKEKWVLLIVLSIIWGSSFILIKKSLEHFNPFQVGSLRVLIAGIILLPVAISNYKLFPKKHLKWLILAAFTGNFIPMFLFPIAETEISSSIAGIINSMMPIFVIIVGALVWKFETTKKQIIGTLISFTGVCILAFGGGDSGEFKMIPILLLLLATLCYALSTTTVKSKLMEVSSTVLSAFVFSFVLIFPSIIALTCTGFFSEFSFSKDNLLGLMFVSLLSIFGTGLAMMMNYRLLKVSSPLFASTVTLVMPIVAIIWGIIDGEKLTYLQFIGAGIIIGGLIFLRTNPKK from the coding sequence ATGAACGCAGATAAAGAAAAATGGGTTCTTCTGATTGTCCTGAGTATTATCTGGGGATCATCCTTTATTTTGATCAAAAAATCACTGGAACATTTCAATCCTTTTCAGGTAGGGTCTTTGCGAGTGCTTATTGCCGGGATCATTTTACTTCCGGTTGCAATTTCCAATTATAAACTTTTCCCTAAAAAGCACCTGAAATGGTTGATTCTGGCAGCTTTTACCGGAAATTTCATTCCAATGTTCCTGTTTCCGATTGCTGAAACTGAGATTAGCAGCAGCATTGCAGGGATTATCAATTCCATGATGCCTATTTTCGTGATCATTGTCGGCGCGCTGGTATGGAAGTTTGAAACGACTAAAAAACAGATCATCGGAACGCTAATAAGCTTCACAGGAGTCTGTATCCTGGCATTTGGAGGCGGTGACAGCGGAGAGTTTAAAATGATTCCGATTCTTCTTCTCTTATTGGCTACTTTATGCTATGCTCTGAGCACAACAACTGTAAAATCAAAACTTATGGAGGTCTCCTCTACTGTTTTGTCTGCTTTTGTTTTCTCGTTTGTTTTGATATTTCCTTCTATTATTGCATTGACGTGTACAGGATTTTTTTCTGAATTCAGTTTTTCGAAAGATAACCTGCTGGGACTGATGTTCGTTAGTCTTTTATCTATTTTCGGAACCGGACTGGCGATGATGATGAATTATCGTTTATTGAAAGTTTCTAGTCCTCTTTTTGCTTCAACAGTAACTTTGGTAATGCCCATTGTGGCCATTATCTGGGGAATTATAGATGGTGAAAAGCTGACTTATTTGCAATTTATAGGAGCAGGAATCATCATAGGCGGACTGATATTTTTAAGAACAAATCCCAAAAAGTAA